A part of Tardiphaga sp. vice304 genomic DNA contains:
- a CDS encoding aspartate dehydrogenase, with protein sequence MTTVQVSKRVAVVGLGAIGRAVATALDRGMDGLVLSAVAVSHPDKHREFLAGLSTPPPILPIDGLADAADIVIECAPAALLRGIVEPFVRSGKTAIILSVGALLVNDDLIAIAKAHGGQIVVPTGALIGLDAVTAAAEGEIHSVRMVTRKPVRGLAGAPYIVEHNIDIESITEPLKIFDGSAREAAKGFPANLNVAVALSLAGIGPDRTRLEIWADPALTRNVHRVEVDADSASFSMTIENIPSENPKTGRITALSVIAYLRKQGAALRVGT encoded by the coding sequence ATGACGACGGTTCAGGTGAGCAAGCGGGTGGCGGTGGTGGGGCTGGGTGCGATCGGGCGCGCCGTCGCGACGGCGCTGGACCGCGGCATGGACGGGCTGGTGCTGTCGGCGGTTGCCGTCAGCCATCCCGACAAGCATCGGGAGTTTCTCGCGGGCCTATCCACTCCGCCGCCGATCCTGCCGATCGATGGCCTGGCGGACGCGGCCGACATCGTGATCGAATGCGCGCCGGCCGCCCTGCTGCGCGGAATCGTCGAACCGTTCGTGAGGAGCGGCAAGACGGCGATCATCCTCAGCGTCGGTGCCTTGTTGGTGAACGACGATCTGATCGCGATTGCCAAGGCCCATGGCGGCCAGATCGTGGTGCCGACCGGCGCGCTGATCGGTCTCGACGCCGTCACCGCCGCCGCCGAGGGCGAGATCCATTCGGTACGCATGGTAACGCGCAAACCGGTCCGGGGCCTGGCGGGTGCGCCCTATATCGTCGAGCACAACATCGACATCGAGAGCATCACCGAGCCGCTGAAGATTTTTGATGGCAGCGCCCGCGAGGCGGCCAAGGGCTTCCCCGCCAATCTGAACGTCGCCGTCGCGCTGTCGCTGGCGGGCATCGGCCCGGACCGCACCCGGCTGGAAATCTGGGCGGATCCCGCGCTGACCCGCAACGTCCACCGCGTCGAGGTGGATGCGGACTCCGCCAGTTTCTCGATGACGATCGAGAACATCCCGTCGGAGAACCCGAAGACCGGCCGCATCACGGCGCTCTCGGTGATCGCCTATCTGCGCAAGCAGGGCGCGGCGTTGCGCGTCGGCACCTGA